DNA sequence from the Coffea arabica cultivar ET-39 chromosome 11c, Coffea Arabica ET-39 HiFi, whole genome shotgun sequence genome:
CTCCCTTTTAGTTTTAGCAGGTGCCCCTCcattctctatctctctctaaTTTTTCAACTGGGAAGCATCTTAATGTTGCCCTTCAGCGAATTGTTTAAGTCGTACGTTTGCTTGCATCAGTGCATGACATTGGAACCTGAAAACaaatttgagagagagagagagagagcatgaTAGTTGACTTTGATTGTCCTTTGATATTATCTAAGGCTATAACAAATTCTTCTCATGGTTTATATATACTTTGAAAAATGGAACAGGTAGATTTCGCTCGGAATGGCTGAAAAATTTAGGAAATTTATGGGGCTATGCTGTTCCAGAAAGCCTGTGGTGGTAAGCACCTTTTCAATTCCCTCCATCTCCCTGTTAAATCAGTACATGATACTGCTCCCCGTGAAATTAGTTGCATGTCAAGGACGAGTTGTAGTGAATTTCGTTGGTAGATTTCATGCCAGAAACAAATTATACTCGAGTTGGAAGAAGAGATTGAATCACAATCAATGGGGAAAAAAAACTCTGACGAAATTACTTTATATATAGTATGTTAGGAAATTAATTGATAGTATGTTTTGGGACTTCACTGCATACTAAATGAGTTATAGGTGACTGTTGTTGCATGCAATTAATGATAAACATCGAAATTGCATGTCATGTCCAATGAATCTAGTACTGTATATAAAGTGTTACACAACCAGCTTCATCTAATGCCATCCATAATAATCTTTTGACTATGCATCAATCATGCCCTTCTGGAATGAAATTAAATATCATCGTCGATCACAATTCCCACTTACATTTATgtattaaaaaggaaaaaaaaaaagcctataACGTTGAAAATCAAGAGCCCAATTCAGGGCAATTTTTATTTGTCTCAAAGAAAGGCCCAGAGGCCACCCAAGTCCTTAAAATGGCTTATTCTATTCAAGAATTATTGCATACATACTACAGTCAGCAAAGGTGAGGGACTGCGTGGGCCGCGGGCGGAGATTGCGTTTGAATCGGTGGCTTATAATTTCCTATACTATCAATCATTTTCTTGCACCATGCAGTTTGACAGTGGTACTACTGTTTATGAGCAGGGAATATATGTTATAAAAATGGGGAAGGGCCGTCCGGCTCTTCTGGGGATCGCTCATCTTCAACTCGGTGTCCTTTCACTGTCCCAAACAATACGCCTTTGTAGTCTGGTCTAGAGAGGACTGCTGTCCTGATAGGGGAGTCTCTCTATTGGCAGATGCGACTTAGTTTTTCGGGTACGTACGCCTTTTGTTTACCAAGGACACGGTAGCCATTTCATCAATCCAAAGACTTAATTGATTCACCGCAGTTTTCACGTGAAAGACTTGTAGTGGTAGGTCCATAAGAAGGATGAACTATGAAATCTCTGGTACCAGTCGTCATTCATggtgaaacaaaataaaagacaaagcAGCACAAGAAATGCTGATCTACTTGCTGTCTAAGTAAGGTTAATTTGAAGGGGCTCCTAAATCCTAATCCCACCAGCGACTGAGGGAAGTTGGACCAATACAACAAACACGTAGACACGCCTTGACCGCCCCGTGGTATTAGTCACCTGCCCTAGTTGCCATCCACTTTTCATCCGTGCATTAAATTTTCTTCCGTCCACAATGGCTTCCGGATTCCGGATATCcatccctccctccctccccagTGTTCCATTTGTGACATATAACAATtactaataataattaaaaaaaagcatACTATTAATTACTAACTAGGACAATACGATTGAGTACTAACTATTTTGGGAAAACCAGAGGTGAATTTCCGATGGCCATCTCCTTAACCATGGTTAATCCTTTCTATAAAAGCAGAGCCTCTTCAGCTCAACTTTTAAACAAGAAGACAACAAGGAAGCCCTGTCCTAGCCGtctgtttctttcctttctccgTCTCCCTTGAGTCCGGGCAGGCCAGCGGAGAAAGGACCAAAAAATCCCCCATCATCATCTTTGTCTCTGCTGCAACCTTTCCATACCCCCCATTTCAGAATTCTGAATCAGAATTCTCAAACAGGTAAAGATTCATTCAAACAGGCAATCGTGATATCCCATCTTGTCCTGTGTACGTCACCTTTCTCCAAATTTATGGAGTATTCCTAATTTATTCTACGTTGGGTGGATATTACAATCTTATTCCCAAGGGAGAGGAAAATACACCCAAAGATTTGAAAAGCTTATACAATATCATGTTAGATACGCAAGCAGATATCATGTCCAAATGGTTGAAGTTACATAGATTATGgcaaaaattttcagaaatttttaGGTTATACTTAGGTAATAAAAAAGCAGATAATTACATAAGAACGCATCTATATGAAgtatgtgtgtgtgcgtgtatatatatatatttgttgaTCTTCGTGTTAAGAGCTCAGGCATACGAATTTCATGTTTCTAAGCCACGAAAATCGGAAAATGAGGAGCATAATTTTTTTGTTCGAATCTTTCCGAAAAGAGTAATCCTGCATTTTGCAGACAGGGGAGATGGGGAAAGACAAATACGAGGAAGCCATTGCTGGGCTGCAGAAGCTTCTCAGGTACCTGCCTGCTCTGCTTGCCAGtctctttttccctttctgTCCTTTCTGAAAATCGTTGGGATCCCAACCGAGCTAGTCAGGGCAATTCCCACGTGAAATTTCTATCAAAACCTGTCCTGAACTGTCATTTCGCATTCGGTTCACAAAAAGATGTGGTACTTTCATTTCACGTTCACCAAGGAGTCCGTCGGACGACGTTACTAAGCGTCATAGGTTTGCCGTGCACCATATTTTCCaagtagtaataataatatattattattattttccgaGTTTCAACTGTTTTTTGTCTccgtttcttttcctttcttctctgGTATCGTCCACGTGGGACCTCACGGTTTGTGACTTTGGGACAGCTTAGGTAAGTTTgatgtaataaataataatgtGGTCCCACAGATGGGTCGTATTGCATTGTTTGATTTCTGAATTTGTGACTGGCCGGCGCTTCCGTTATCTTGATGTTTGTGAAATGTGGCAGCGAGAAAGACCAGCTTGAGGACGTGGCAGCCGCTAAGATAAGGCAGTTGACGGCTGACTTGGAAGCCACCGCCAAGAAGCCCTTCGACCCGGTGGAGAGGATCAAAGCCGGGTTTGGACACTTCAAGAAAGAGATCTACGAGTAAGTGCGCTCAAATAAGTTTAACAAAATAATAAGTAATAATTTGAGAACTCTTGTGGGATATTACAATTCGATAGATTCTTGGGATATGCTGGCGTATTTGTCGTTCATTGAAAATGTAGGCCTTAATTTTTATCCACTTGTTGTCAGCCCCGTTTTGGTTGCGTCTCTGCCTTCGGGCTTTTATATGTGGTGGAATGAATATGAACTTTATTCTGGTCTGTACTCTACTCATGCTCCAAAAGTTATGGAGGAGAATAATAGAGAGAGACTGTTGCTGATTTGTACCTAACTAAGCCTAAAGTTGTCGTTAAGGTGATTGACTCCAACACGTCGAGTTTTAGTTTTAGAATGTAAAGTTGTCTGAAATTTGTAAAGCTTTGAGCCTcgtttggattgccatttttcgccgaaaaattacgtcgttttccgtgatcacatttctctattatctttttccctcacatacatcaaatcgtaacagtaattttttcataaaaaatgacgaaaaatgcaatccaaacggggcCTAATTTAGTATCTAAATTCCAAGAAACAATATCAAAATTCgagtttttttttcaatgttcGGTTTGAGAACTTTGtgccaagaaaaaaaaggggaaaagtaaGAACAGctagctttacttgcttcatgAAAGCTTAGACGAGAAAGGATGTATAAAAAAGgcacttttcttcttgttccATTACTTTATTATATGTCGCCACTTTGATTGAATGAACATACCACTCACTATTGGAGTTCCACATTCTCGATGAAGAAAGGAATGGTGATCGAGAATTGGCTAGTAaccttttattttgttaaacGTGTGATGTGTTTTAGGAACAAAatagaggggaaaaaaaacactTGCAGTCAATCCGGATCACTCGTAATTGGTATAATTGACTTGTAACCGAAGAATGACGGTCTCAAGTAGTCTAAATGAtgcctgaaattttttttttttttgggaaggaGGGGAGGGGGGGTTGGTGGGTGTAAGAAAATCCGCCTGAATTTGTCTTTCCATGACTTGATCAAACATTTAGGTAATAATAATGATAGCTGACTTGCCTTTGCTCTGCTACAGGAAGAACCCTGGTTTGTTTGGTGAACTcgccaaaggtcaaagtcccaAGGTTAGTTATATTAAATTGGTATACCTAACCGTTTCAATTGGACGTAAAACAAGGCTGGGCTcggggaacaaaaaaaaaaaccttatctGACTTCTGAGATTCATATGTATATTGTCTTTTTAGAGTTGATATAGACTTGTTCTAAAAATTACTCGCAGTTCATGGTCTTTGCATGTGCCGACTCCAGAGTTTGCCCTTCGGTTATCCTCAATTTTCAACCAGGGGAGGCATTTGTGGTGCGAAACATTGCTAATATGGTCCCTCCATATGATAAGGTATATAATATTATTGACTAGTTCCGATACATAAATGTTTTCTGCATGCTAACCATGGATACATAATCGTCTAGGACGACTAAGACTCGTTGAAATTACACAGCGTCATGTGCCATGTTGTCCTTTCGACTTACTAAACAACCGGACAGTAGGGCTACCCTTCTCTTTGAACTTGTTCTTTGTAATTTTAAGATTTGTGATATAGTTTGGAATTACATGTATTTATTTCtacaaaagggggaaaaaaaaaagagaagtaaATATCAATAATACTGTATGACTTCATTTTGTAATATATTTCTCCTTAACCAATAGATACAtatctttaaattttttttttttttttggtacttaGACCTGTACTCCCTAATGTTCGTCTCGCTAATCACTATCAATAATGCCACAGACAAAATATTCTGGAGCAGGCGCGGCTGTTGAATATGCAGTGCTGCATCTTAAGGTGAAACGCATGAATCTATTATTGTTTGCATTCCACTTTATTGGTACGCGTCTCTGATTCGTTAGGTACATTACAACTTCTCCTGTCGAGGTAACTTGTTAATTATTAGTACTAAAAATTAGCGTTGATCTTTAACCTACTCCTCCTAACGTAACCTACATTAGGGGAGTGTCCAACGAGGCTTTAAATTAAAGGAGTGtattcttttgaattttacCATGGATAtgcaaaaatctaaaatttctgACCTCCAATCGATCCAATACCTTAACGTTTCACCTAATAGCTAGCCAACTCACACAAGGAGGAGAGCTAGTTAATTTCCAGCTTGTTCAGTGGATTTGTCGTTCACATTCCCTCCCAGATGCCTTGGAATCAATAATATGTATATGAACTGGTGGTGATGGAAGTGAAGTTTTTGTAGAGTGATGATGAATCTTTTTATCTCGATTTTCTCTTGGTTCATATTTTGTTCTCTATATTGTTATGGCCTTTAAAATCGGAAGCATCGATCATTGTCAGGTAGAGAACATTCTGGTTATCGGACATAGCTGTTGTGGAGGGATAAAGGGGCTGATGTCCATTCCTGATGATGGGACCACTTCCAGGTTAAATGTCGTCTCTATCTAAGTTAGcaagttttctctttcttttttttttctccttcattcTTGAGGATTGGAGCCTTATaaatagggctgcaaacgagccgagtcgagtcgagctttgagctaatcgagccgagcctcggctaaattttatcaagctcgagctcgagttcgacgagctggcaattttcgagctcgagctcgactcgaatcaagtcgagccgagctcgagctcgaaaaaaattaaaaaaaattattttatttttaaaaaaataaataaaataatatttttttctgaataaataataaaatattaaggatatatccgtaatttcactatgaaaataaaaaataaaaaaaatatatatactatacgtaatttattattaaataaaaataaaaataaaaaaatatatatatatatactcaagctcgcgagctaacgagcttaatattctgagctcgagctAGCTCGATTAatgtcgagctcgactcgagcctggctcgagccgctcgcgagcggctcgattcgtttgcagccctacttaTAAATAATCAGAAGGGGTATGCATGCAACTGAGTGGGGAGATCACAGGTTGGTGATGATTCAGTCACCAAGCTAGCCCACCTACTTAATCCCGactaattttgattttcacACTTGGGAACAACAGTGATTTTATCGAGGACTGGGTGAAAATTTGCTTGCCAGCCAAGGCCAAGATTAAATCAACTTGCAGTGGCTTGGATTTTGCAGAACAATGCACTAATTTGGAGAAGGTAACTGAAATGCTCATGCTAGCTACGTATACTGATATTAGAATTTTCgaaattaatttatttactttcttttaaTGTGGTATTGACGTTCCTTTTTAGGCTgttattattttcaaaaaatgattTACAGCTcgctattttttttataaaaaaaataataaaaaattcttcttttgttttgtcaatGAACAGGAGGCAGTGAACATATCGTTGGGGAACTTGTTGACGTATCCTTTTGTGAGAGAGGCTGTTGCCAAGAAAACGCTAGCATTGAGAGGGGGACACTACGACTTCGTTAAGGGCTCTTTTGAGCTTTGGGATCTTGACTTTAACCTGCTGCCCGCCCT
Encoded proteins:
- the LOC113717195 gene encoding carbonic anhydrase 2 isoform X1, with amino-acid sequence MAEKFRKFMGLCCSRKPVVTGEMGKDKYEEAIAGLQKLLSEKDQLEDVAAAKIRQLTADLEATAKKPFDPVERIKAGFGHFKKEIYEKNPGLFGELAKGQSPKFMVFACADSRVCPSVILNFQPGEAFVVRNIANMVPPYDKTKYSGAGAAVEYAVLHLKVENILVIGHSCCGGIKGLMSIPDDGTTSSDFIEDWVKICLPAKAKIKSTCSGLDFAEQCTNLEKEAVNISLGNLLTYPFVREAVAKKTLALRGGHYDFVKGSFELWDLDFNLLPALTI
- the LOC113717195 gene encoding carbonic anhydrase 2 isoform X2; the protein is MGKDKYEEAIAGLQKLLSEKDQLEDVAAAKIRQLTADLEATAKKPFDPVERIKAGFGHFKKEIYEKNPGLFGELAKGQSPKFMVFACADSRVCPSVILNFQPGEAFVVRNIANMVPPYDKTKYSGAGAAVEYAVLHLKVENILVIGHSCCGGIKGLMSIPDDGTTSSDFIEDWVKICLPAKAKIKSTCSGLDFAEQCTNLEKEAVNISLGNLLTYPFVREAVAKKTLALRGGHYDFVKGSFELWDLDFNLLPALTI